From Hydractinia symbiolongicarpus strain clone_291-10 chromosome 12, HSymV2.1, whole genome shotgun sequence, one genomic window encodes:
- the LOC130621958 gene encoding 26S proteasome non-ATPase regulatory subunit 11A-like, with product MAAAAVSVSSAESFLESHPEKALYILTTIVKRDIDPAKENEVKEKENAIMKLGSLYSKAGNIQGLENLIKQTRPFLQCVSKAKAAKLVRDLLDLFLETHNVEVHNEGAIQLCQECIEWAKEEKRTFLTQALEARLVALYIDSKSYTEALSLGSRLNKELKKLDDKALLMEVQLFESRTYHALGNVPKSRAALTSARTTASGIYCPPKLQAALDLQSGILHGEENDFKTAYSYFYEAFEGYDSIDNSRAIIALKYMLLSKIMLNSPDDVQSIISGKLALRYAGQDIEAMKCIATASHNRSLLEFQDTLNKYKKELTEDPIIQRHFNKLYDNLLEQNLCRLIEPFSRVEVSHIAELITLPQPTVERKLSQMILDQKLKGILDQGSGVLVIFDEKSTDKTYENTLEIIQRMGGVVDALYNKAKKLS from the exons ATGGCGGCTGCAGCAGTGTCAGTATCCTCTGCTGAAAGTTTTCTAGAATCCCATCCAGAAAAGGCATTGTATATACTTACTACTATAG TGAAACGAGATATAGACCctgcaaaggaaaatgaagttaAAGAAAAGGAAAACGCCATTATGAAATTAGGCTCTTTGTACTCAAAAGCTGGTAATATACAAG GACTTGAAAATTTAATCAAACAAACTCGCCCATTTTTACAATGTGTGTCAAAGGCAAAAGCAGCTAAACTTGTGCGCGATTTACTGGACCTATTTTTGGAAACACACAATGTGGAAGTACACAATGAAGGCGCT ATTCAACTCTGTCAGGAATGCATAGAATgggcaaaagaagaaaaacggaCATTTCTTACACAAGCTTTAGAG gcTCGTCTTGTTGCACTATATATAGATTCAAAATCATACACAGAAGCATTAAGTCTTG gtTCCAGATTaaacaaagaattaaaaaaattagatgatAAGGCGTTATTAATGGAAGTTCAACTATTTGAAAGTCGTACTTATCATGCACTAGGAAACGTTCCAAAATCAAG GGCTGCTCTAACATCTGCACGTACAACTGCAAGTGGCATATACTGTCCTCCAAAATTACAG GCTGCATTGGATTTACAGTCTGGAATTCTACATGGCGAAGAGAATGATTTTAAAACAGCTTACTCCTATTTCTATGAAGCGTTCGAA GGTTATGATTCAATCGATAACTCAAGAGCTATCATCGCATTAAAGTATATGCTGTTGAGCAAAATCATGTTAAACAG TCCGGACGATGTGCAGTCTATTATCAGTGGAAAACTGGCGTTGCGATATGCTGGGCAGGATATTGAAGCTATGAAATGTATAGCAACTGCAAGTCATAATCGATCACTACTCGAATTTCAAGAT ACtttaaacaaatacaaaaaagaacTCACAGAGGATCCAATCATTCAG AGACACTTCAACAAATTGTACGATAATCTTTTGGAACAAAACTTGTGCCGTCTTATCGAACCATTCTCCAGGGTGGAG GTTTCACATATCGCCGAGTTAATAACTTTACCTCAG CCAACTGTCGAAAGGAAATTGTCACAAATGATATTGGATCAGAAATTAAAAG GTATACTGGATCAAGGTTCTGGCGTGTTAGTCATCTTTGATGAAAAATCGACCGATAAGACGTACGAGAATACGTTAGAAATTATACAAAGGATGGGTGGAGTGGTCGATGCGCTGTATAACAAAGCAAAGAAACTCTCTTAA